GGTCCGGGCGCACGTTCCAGTCCCAGACATCCTCGCCGCTGAGCTTGAAGAACATGCGGCTGCGCTCCAGCCCCAGGCGGCGGCTGACCTGCAGCTGGGTCATGCCGGTCTCGATCGCGAAGCGGCTGGCCTCGGTCAGGGTGTCCTCGATAGTGAGCAGGCGGCCGGCGCGGTCCAGGGTCACCAGATAGCAGGTCTGGCCGAAAGGCTGGGAGGAGTACTCGAGCGTCTGGCCGCCGTCCGGGTTGCTCCAGCTGCGCACCGGCTGGCCGTAGCGCGCCTGGACATCCTGGGCGGTGCTCTGGCCCTTCACCAGCGCCGGGTCATGCGCCAAGGTGGCGCAGCCGGCCAGCAGGGCCAGGGCGAACAGGGCGGGCAAGAGAAGAAGGCGGGTTGCGGACGAGCTCATCGCCGTGCTCCTAGGTGATGGCCTTCGATTATTCCGCATGCCGCCCGCCGGCGCGGTCAAGATCCGGTCAGCTAAGCGCCGCACAGTGGGGCATCGCAGCCCCTTGTTGAAAGAGAAAGCATCGATGACGACGACGACGGCCCCCCAAGACCTGTACCGCCAGAAACGCCGCCGCAGCGCCGAAGAGGCGCTGGACCTGCTGTGCGACGGCGACTTCATCATCGTGCCCACCGGCGTGGCCGAGCCGCCGGCGCTGCTGACGGCGCTGTCCGACCAGCGGCGGCGCTTTCGCGACATCAAGGTGGGCCAGATCCTGCCGGTGCGGCGCTTCGGCTATTTCGACCCGGAGACCGCCGAGCATGTGCGCCACATGGCCTTCTTCTTCGGCGCGGCCTCGCGCGCCGGCGGCCAGGCCGGCTGGATCGACTTCATCCCGAGCTACTTCTCCGAGATGCCGCAGCTGATCGAGCGCGGCCTGATCCCGGCCGACGTGGTGTTCGCGCTGGCCTCGCCGATGGATGCGCATGGCTATTTCTCGCTCAGCCTGGGCGCCGACTACACGATGGCCGCGCTGGCCAAGGCGCGCGCCATCGTGCTGGAGGTGAACCCGCACGTGCCCTTCGCCTTCGGCGCCTGCCAGGTGCATGTCTCGCAGATCAGCGCTCTGGTCGAGGACGAGACGCCGGTGCAGGAGGTGGGGCTGCCGACGATCGGCCCGGTGCAGCAGGCGATCGGCAAATATGTGGCCGAGATGATCGAGGACGGCTCGACCCTGCAGATCGGCTATGGCGGCATCCCGGACGCGGTGGTGATGCAACTGAGCGCCAAGCGCGACCTGGGCATCCACACCGAGATGATCGGCGACGGCATCCTGAGCCTGATCGCGAGCGGCGCGGTGACGAACCGGCGCAAGAACTACCTGCCGGGCAAGATGGTCGCGACCTTCGCGCTGGGCTCGCGCAAGCTCTACGACTTCATGCACCGCAACCCGGGCCTGGAGATGCACCCGGTGGACTTCACCAACGACCCCTACCTGGCCGGGCAGAACGACAAGCTGGTCGCGATCAACGCCACCCTGCAGATCGACCTGCTGGGCCAATGCGGCTCGGAGAGCCTGGCGCACCGGCCCTATTCGGGCACCGGCGGCCAGGTCGACTTCGTGCGTGCCGCCAATCGCTCGCGCGGCGGCAAGGCCTTCATCGTACTGCCCTCGACCGCCAAGGACGACAGCATCTCGCGCATCGTGCCGACCCTCTCGCCCGGCACCCACCTGACCACCGGCAAGAACGACATCAACTATGTGGTCAGCGAGCATGGCGTGGCCCAGCTGCGCGGCAAGAGCGCGAAGCAGCGCGCGCTGGAGATGATCGCGATCGCCCATCCCGACTTCCGCGCCGAGCTGCGCGAGGCGGCGCGCGGGCTGAACCTGCTGTGACAATCCGCTCCATCTCGGAGAGGCGGGCGGGGTGAGCGATGCGGGCAGGCGGCGGCAGGAGAGCATGGGCGGCGATGGGCCTGCTGCTGGCCATGGGCGCCGCCGCGGCGCAGCCGGCCGCCGCGCCCTGCACCCTGATCTATGGCCATGGCCGCAACCATGACCCGGAGCGGCCGCAGCAGGACCGGCTGTGGGACCGGCTGAACGCCGAGTTCCATGCCGCGGTGCTGCAGCAATGGCGCGAGGCCGGCCGCGCCGCCGCGCCGCTGCTGCTGCCGGTGGCCGCGACCGACCTGGCGCTCAATCTGCAGCGCCTGCTGCAGGAATCCGCCGCGCAGGGCTGCACGCGGGTGCTGGAGACCGCGCTGTTCGCCGACTACGACGGCGGCGCCCTGGTGCTGCGGCTGCGCCTGTATCCGCTGCAGGGCAGCCTCGGGCCGCGCGCGGCCGGCGCGCTGCCGGCGGTGGGCCAGCCGCTCTTGACCGTGCAGCGCGAGCTGGACCTGGCGAACCCACGCAGCCTGGAGCGGCTGGACCCGCGCGTGCTGGGCCGGGCGCTGGCGAGCGAGGCGCTGGCCGCGCCCTGAGCGGCGTCAGGCCGCGGCCGCCTGGCGCGGCAGGGCCGCCGCGTTCTCGCCTTCGGCTCGCTGCAGCAGCACGCTGAACACCGAGCCCTGGCCGGGCGTACTGCGCAGCTCGATCGTGCCGCCCATCTGCTCGACCAGCAGCTTGACGATGGTCAGGCCCAGGCCGGTGCCGCGCAGATGGGCGGTGGCGGGCAGGCGCTTGAATGGCTGGAACAGCTGGGCCTGCTCGGCCTCGCTGAGGCCCGGGCCCTGGTCCTCGATCTCGATCGCCAGCCGGCCCTGCGCGCGCGCCAGCACCCGCAGGCCGACCCGGCCGCCGGGTCGGTTGTACTTGCAGGCATTGCTGAGCAGATTGGCCAGCACCTGGCCCAGGCGCTGCGCGTCGCCCAGCACCGCCAGCCCTTCCTGGGGCAGCGCGGCCTGTTCCAGGGTGACCTGGAACTCGCGCGCCTCGGCCGAGACCAGGGCCGCCGCCTCGGCCAGCACCGGCGCCAGCGGCGTCGGCACGCGCGCCACGCTGAACTGGCCCGAGTCGATGCCGCTGATGTCCAGCACGTCGTCCACCAGGCGCAGCAGATGCTTGCCGGCGCCGCCGATCATCTGGATGCTGCGGCGCTGGCGCTCGCTCAGCGGCTCGGCGCCGTTCATCAGCAGCAGGTCGGAAAAGCCCAGCACCGCGTTGAGCGGCGTGCGCAGCTCATGGCTCAGGCGCGACAGGAACTCCATGCGCGCCGCGGCGCTGCGCTCGGCCGCGGCCTTCTCCAGCGCCAGGGTCTCCTGCCGCACCTGCTGGCTGACATCCTTGATCACGCCGACCATGCGGCGGTCGCCGGCCGCCAGGCTGCCCTGCATCACGCCGGTGACGACGATGTGGCGCGGCTCGGCGGCGCCGGTTTCGGGGCGGATGCGAAAGCGCTGGCGGAACAGCAGGCCGGACTCGGTGGCCTGGTCCAGCTGCAGCTGCAGCGGCGGCACATCCTCGTCCAGCACCAGGGCGCGCACGCGCGAGCGCGGGATCTCCAGGCCCTGCGGCCCGCAGGGCAGGCCGTAGACCGCGCAGGCGCGCGCGTCCAGCAGCACCCGCTCGTCGGCCTGGTGCCACTCGAACACGCCCAGGCCGTCGCTTTCCGCAGCCAGCGACCAGCGCCGATTCGCATCCTCCAGCGCGGCCTCGTCGCGCGCCTGGCGACGCAGCCCGGCGCGCACCAGCAGCCAGGCGGTCAGGGTCAGCAGCAGCGCGGTCAGCGCCACCACCACCTCCAGCAGCCAGAAGGTGGTGCGCGAGGCCTCGCCCAGGGCCTGGCTGAAGCGGCGCTCCAGGCCCAGCAGCTCGTTCTCCAGCTCGTCCAGCAGGGCCAGCATCACCAGCAGCTGCGGGCCGCGTTCGTCTTCCGGCCGTTCGAGCTGGCCCTGCAGCTGCTGCGCCAGGTCCTGCAGACGGGCGATCAGCTGGTCGCCATGGCGCCAGGCCTGGACCGAGGCGCTCATCAGCTCGGTGCCGCCGAACCAGCGGTACAGGCGGATCATGCCGGGGATGTCGTCCGCGGCATTGCCGCCGCGCAGGAAGCCTTCGGTGGCCAGCGCCAGGTCGGGCTCGGGCGCGTCGAGCGCCAGCCGGGCCGTGCGGTCGCCCAGCGGCACCGCCAGCGCCGCTTCGAAGCGTTGCAGCTGGCCCGGCGTGCCGCCGTCCGCATAGGCGCGCAGATGCCTGAAGGCCTGGGCGCGCGCCTTCGACCATTGGCTCTCGCCGCCGACATAGGCGCGCGTCGCCGACAGCACATGAAAGCCCAGCAGGCACAGGGCCAGCATCACCGCATTGCCGATCAGCAGCGGCGTCATCACCAGCGCATAAGACAGGCGGCGCGTCCGGGCCGTGGACGGCGCGCTATCGTCAGAGTTCATGGCGCTCCCAGGTTGCCACGAGGTTCTTGTGTCGCGCGCCGCGTCCTCGGGCGGCTCGCCGACTGCGCATCGGGAATGGGCGACAGTATGCCGGGCCGGCTAAAAGATTTCGTCACAAATACGTGGTTTCGCTCACATTTGCGCCCGGTCATGAAATGCGAGTGAATCGCATTTAGAATTTTTGCAACCGCCCGCAGAGGCGACCATCCCGAGTCTCACAGCCGTCGTTGCGCCATGTCCTCCGCCCCCGTCCCCCTGACCTTAGCCCACGCCGCGATCGGCGCGGCCCACCGGGTGGAGGCCTTGAGCCCGCCCGCCCACGCGCCCGAATGGGGCCCCTGGCTGGAGCAGATCGGCTTCGTCGCCGGTGAGCATGTCAGCGTGCTGACCCGCGCGCTGCTGGGCGGCGACCCGCTGGTGGTGCGCATCGGCCAGTCCACCTTCGCGCTGCGCCGCGCCGAGGCCGATTGCGTTCAACTGCGCCGTCCGACATGAGCGCCGCGGAGTCCGTGATCCATGTCCACCCGGCCGGCCCGCTGCTGGCCCTGGTGGGCAACCCGAACTGCGGCAAGACCGCGCTGTTCAACCGCCTGACCGGCAGCCGCCAGAAGGTGGCCAACTACGCCGGCGTCACCGTCGAGCGCAAGGAAGGGCGGCTGAAAACCGCGGCCGGCCGGCTGCTGCGCCTGCTGGACCTGCCCGGCACCTACAGCCTCTACCCGCGCTCGCCGGACGAACGCGTCACCTGCGAGGTGCTGGCCGGCCGGGCGCGCGGCGAGAAGCGCCCGGACCTGGTGGTCTGCGTGCTGGACGCCACCAATCTGCGCCGCAACCTGCGCCTGGTGCTGGCGGTGCAGCGCCTGGGGCTGCCGGTGGTGGTGGCGCTGAACATGGCCGATCTGGCCGCCAGGCGCGGCCTGCAGATCGATCCCGAAGCGCTGTCGAAGGCGCTGGGCCTGCCGGTGGTGCGCACCGTCGCGACCCAGGGCCAGGGCCTGGACGAGCTGCGCGCGCTGCTGGACCGGCCGGAAGCTTGGGCCCCGCTGCCGCCCGACGCCACGCCCGAGGGCCCGCAGGACCAGGCCCGCGTCAACGCCGTGCTGCATGAGTTGGGCCTGGACAAGGACACGCCCGAGCTGCCCAGCGACCGGCTGGACCGCCTGGTGCTGCATCCGGTGGCCGGGCCGGTGCTGCTGGCGGTGCTGCTGTTCCTGCTGTTCCAGGCGGTGTTCAGCTGGGCCGAATGGCCGATGAGCCAGATCGAGGCGGCCACCGCCTGGCTGGGCGCGCAGGCCGGTGCCTGGTTGCCGGAGGGCTGGCTGCGCAGCCTGGTGGCGGACGGGCTGATCGCCGGGGTCGGCGGCGTGCTGGTGTTCCTGCCGCAGATCCTGATCCTGTTCTTCTTCATCCTGGTGCTGGAGGAATCCGGCTACCTGCCGCGCGCGGCCTTCCTGCTGGACCGGCTGATGGGCAGTGTGGGCCTGTCGGGGCGCAGCTTCATCCCGCTGCTGTCCAGCTTCGCCTGCGCCATCCCCGGCATCATGGCGACGCGCTCGATCGCGAATCCGCGCGACCGCCTGGTCACGATCCTGATCGCGCCGATGATGACCTGCTCGGCGCGGCTGCCGGTCTATGCGCTGCTGATCGGCGCTTTTGTTCCGAAGCGCGAGCTGCTGGGCGGCTGGATCGAGCTGCAGGGCCTGGTGCTGTTCGTGCTGTATGCGGCCGGCATCGTCGGTGCAATGGCGGTGGCCTGGCTGCTGAAGCGCTTTACCGCCAGCGGCCGCCAGGTGCGCCCGCTGATGATGGAGCTGCCCAGCTACCACTGGCCCAGCCCGCGCGCGGTGGCGCTGGGCCTGTGGCAGCGCGTCGAGATCTTCCTCAAGCGCGTCGGCGGCGTGATCCTGACCCTGACCCTGCTGCTGTGGCTGCTGTCCAGCTTCCCCGGCGCGCCGGAGGGCGCGACGCATCCGCCGATCTACTACAGCGTGGCCGGCTGGATCGGCCGCGGCCTGGCCGTCCTGTTCGAGCCGATCGGCTTCAACTGGCAGATCAGCCTGGCCCTGGTGCCGGGCATGGCGGCGCGCGAGATCGCGATCAGCGCGCTGGGCACGGTCTACGCGCTCTCAGCGGGCGCCGAGGACGCGGCGCAAGCCCTGACCCCGCTGATCGCCGCCGGCTGGGGCCTGCCGACGGCCTTCTCGCTGCTGGCCTGGTTCGTGTTCGCGCCGCAATGCCTGTCGACCCTGGCGGCCGTCAAGCGCGAGACCGGCGGCTACAGGATCCCGGCCGTGATGCTGGCCTATCTGTTCGCGCTGGCCTACGCGGCCGCCTTCCTCACCTACCGGATCGGCGGCTGGCTGCTGAGCTGAGCGCGCTCAGCTCCCGATCACGCCGCCGTCGGTCTTGCGGATGACCAGGGTCGCCGAGCGCGGCCGGCCGTCCGGGCGGAAATCGGGCCAGTTGGAGATCTTGCGCGGCTCTTTTGGATCGCTGCGCTCGCTGGGGCTTTCGCCCGGGTGCTGGATGTTGATGAACATCGTGCGGCCATCGGGCGTGCCGGTGGCGCCGGTGATCTCGCAGCCGGCCGGGCCGACCAGGAAGCGCCGCACCTCGCCGGTCGCCGGGTCGGCGGCCAGCATCGCGTTGTTGCCCAGATTCTTCAGATCGCCCTTGCCCATCGCCGAGGTGCTCATGTCGGTCTGGATCCACAGCACGCCGCGGCCGTCCACCCACAGGCCGTCCGGGCAGCCCAGCGCGTCGCCCTTGATATTGCCCCTGGCCTCGGCGCGCTCGTTGCTCGGATCGCCGGCCAGCAGGAAATGGGTCCAGGCAAAGCCCTGGCCGTCGAAGTCGCCGTCCTCCTTCCAGCGGATGATGTGGCCCATCGTGTTGTTGGCGCGCGGGTTGGCGGCGTCGGTGCCGGGCTGCTTGTCGTTGGCCGCGCGGTTGCTGTTGTTGGTCAGGGTGCAGTAGACATAACCCTGCCGGTCCACCGCGATCCACTCGGGCCGGTCCATCTTGGTGGCGCCCAGCAGGTCGCTGGCCTGGCGGGTCTTCACCACCAGCTCGCCCTGGTCGGCAAAACCGTTGGCGGCGTTCAGCGGCCCCTGGCCATGGGTCAGCGGCAGCCAGCGGCCGCGGCCGTCGGCCTCGAAGCGCGCCACGAACAGGGTGCCATGGTCCAGCAGCTCGGCATTGGCCGCGAAGCCGCCCGGGCGGATCTTGTCGCGGCTGACGAACTTGTAGATGTACTCGAAGCGCGAGTCCTCGCCCATATAGACCACGGCGCGGCCGTCCCGGGTCACCGCGACGGTCGCGCCCTCATGGGCGGCGCGGCCCAGCGCGCTGCGCTTGACGGGGGTGGCGCTGGGGTTGAAGGGATCGATCTCGACCACCCAGCCATGGCGGTTCGGCTCGTTCGGGTGCCGGGCGGCGTCGAAGCGCTCGTCGAACTCGGCCCAGCGGTAGCCGCCGGTCTCGCCCTTCTTCAGGCCCCAGCGGGTCTGGTGCGCGTCGGGCTGGTCCGGGCCCTTGAAGTAGTTGATGAAGTTCTCTTCACAGGTCAGATAGGTGCCCCAGGGCGTGATGCCGCTGGCGCAGTTGTTGAAGGTACCCAGCACCTTGCGGCCTGCGGGATCGGCCGCGGTCTTCAGCAGCGCATGGCCGGCGGCCGGGCCGCCGACGCTCATCGGCGTGTTGGCGGTGATGCGACGCGCCCAGGGCGAGGGGCGCACCATCTCCCAGCGACCGCTGGCCTTGTCCTGCTGCACCTCGATCACCGAGACGCCATGGGCGGCCTGGGCCTTCTTCACCTTGGCGGCGCTCCAGCCGGCCATGCCGTCCGGGTGCAGCAGGCCGTCGTCGCTGTACTCATGGTTCATCACCAGCAGGCCGCTGCCCGAACCCTCCTGGGCGAAGAAATGGATGCCGTCATGGTGCATGCCCAGCTGCGCCTCCTGCTCGGCGGCGCTGTTGGAGCCGTCGAACTTGAAGGCCGGGTTCTCGCCCGACAGGCCCACCGGCTCGCCCCAGGGCGCGATCACCTGCACGCTGTAGCCCTCGGGCACCAGCACCTGGTCGGCGCTGGAGATCGGCACGCTCTTGAAGCCGAGCAGCGGGCCGGTGGTGCTGCCGCCGGGGGTCGAGCAGCCGGCCAGCGGCGCCAGCAGGGCCGTCACGCCCAGGCCGAGGCCGGCGCTCAGCAGGCGGCGCCGCGCGGGATCCGAGACCTCGTGGATGCTCGCGTTCGCGGAGCGGTTGCTGTTCTCCATCTGCTCGAAATCCTTGGCCATGGCGGGCTACCTCATGTTGGGGGCAAAGCCCCCAAGCATCGGCCGCGGCCGTGACAAGAGCGTGAACAGCCTGCTAGACGGCGCCGGCGAACAGCATGGCGCCGGTCACGACCAACGCCAGCAGCCCGGCCATCAGGCCGAACAGCAGGCTGCCCAGCAGATGGGCCTGGACCCGCGGATGGCGCATGAGCGGTGGCTGGGGCGACATGGCGACGCAGAACTCCCGGATGCCATGCCGCCATTGAGCGCCCGGCCGCCGCCGCGGTCAAGCTGGCGCGCCGACCATGCCATCATGGCGGCCATGACGATGCCTCTGTTCGAGCATGCCGACGACCGGGCCCAGTACCGCCGCCCCGCGCACCGCGCCGGGGTGGAGCTGTACCACGCCTCGATCCTGCGCCATGAGTTCGAGCCGCATACCCACGAGGCCTATGGTCTGGGCGCGATCACGGCCGGCGTCGGGCGCTTCCGCTGGCGCGGCGCCGAGCATCTGGCGCCGCGCGCGACCCTGATGCTGATGAACCCGGAGGACATCCACACCGGCCGTGCCGAGCTGGACGGTCAGGCCTGGGGCTACCGCATGGTCTATCTGGAGCGCGAGCTGCTGGCCGAGCTGAGCGGCGAGCCCGACTGGTGGTTCGACGCCGCGGTGGCGCATGACGCGGCCTGCGCCGACGAGGTGGCCGGCCTGATCGCGGCGCTGTGGCGCGCGGGGCAGGGCGGTGGCGCGCAGGCGCTGGCCTTCGACAGCGCGCTGCTGGCCCTGGTGCAGGCGCTGCGCCGCCATGCCCGCGTCGGTCGCCCGGCGCGCGCCGAGGGCGACAAGCGCTTCGCGCCGGTGCTGGACTTCATGCGTGCCCATCTGGCCGACAAGCTGAGCACCGAGCAGCTGGCCGCGGTGGCGGGGCTGAGCCCCTTTCATTTCCTGCGCAGCTTCAAGGCGCAGCTGAACGCGACGCCGCAGCAGCAGCTGATGGCGCTGCGCCTGTTCGAGGCCAAGCGCCGGCTGGCCGCCGGCGAGGCACCGGCCAGCGCGGCCGCCGCGGTGGGGCTGACCGACCAGGCGCATCTGAACCGCGCCTTCGTCGGCCGCTACGGGCTGACGCCCGGCGCCTACCAGCGCCAGCTGGGCCTGCGCCGCGCCTGATCAGGCGGCCGCGGCCGCCTTGCGGCGGCGTCGGGCGACGAAGCCCAGCACGCCCAGGCCGGCCGCCAGCATCGCGTAGCTGCCGGGCTCCGGCACCGCGCTGATCGCGGTGAAGCGCACCAGGTCCTGCGCGCTGCTGTTGCTCAGACGGTCCAGCTTGTAGAGATCCGGGCCGCTGTAATGGGTGGCGGCGTAGAGATAGCCGTTGGCCAGGTCGCGCAGCGGGTAGTAGTTGCTGCTGTCGCTGTCGAGATTGAAGCTCTGGCGGCTGTTGTTGTCGCGCACCGAATAGCTGCTGGCGCGGGTCTCGTGCGTCAGCTCCCAGATCGCCAGCTGGAAGGCGCTGCGCTCCAGGCTGCTGTCCACCGTGGCATAGCTGGACGAGAACAGGCCCTGCAGCAGGCTGCCCTGACCGGCGGCGAAGCTGCCGACCGTGTAGGTGCGGAAGGAGGTGGAGGTGCTCTGGGCCAGTTCGATGCAGAAGGCCTCGAAGCTGGTGGAGCCGGCACCGCTGCCGCCGCGGGTCTCGAAGGACAGGGTGCCGGCGCGGCTGCTCATCTCGTCGCCGCGCCAGTCCAGCTCCAGCGACTGGGACAGGCCGCCCAGCTGGCCGGTGTAGCGGATGTCCACGGTCGTCGCCGGCTTGGCGGCCAGCGCGCCGCCGGTGGCGCCCAGCAGCAGTACCAGGGCGAGGGCGGCCAGGCCTTGCTGACGGGAGTAGGTGTTCTTCTGATTCTTGTGGGCGATGACGGTCATGGCTGTCTGGGGCTGGGCTTGTCTATGAACGGGGCGCACTGTAGGCGGGCAAGGCCGCTTATGCGTCCCCATGGCCCAGGGGGCACAAGGGCCGAGTCGTGATGCCCGTCACACAAGGGCTGGGGCTAGCCTGCGGATGCGGGGGATGTGCTCACCAATCGCCCGCCGCGCAACGCTGGTGGCCGGCGGGGCGTGATCGCGCGATGATTGGCCTGGCGCGAGCGAGCGAACTGAAGAGCGGCCAGGGAGCGTCCGAAAAGGAAGAAGAAAAGCGCAAAGAAGCGAGAACCGGCACGCAAGCAAGGGGCGCAAGATGTCGAACCCGACGACGACCCATGAAGGTGGTGATGAGGGCGCAGGCAGCGCGGCGGCGCAATCGCCCACTGAGCGGCTGAGCCAGCTGGCGAGCGAGCGCTACGGGCTGGCACCCGAGGCGCAAGAAACGCCCGAGGCCATGGCCGAGCTCGATGCCCGCGCCGCCGAGGCGGGCGACACCAACTACCTGCTGGCGCGCATCGCGGCGCTGTTGGAACAGCCAGGCGATGGTGGTGCGGCAGTCGATGACGATGATGTCAGCTGGATGGGGCCGCAGGAGCGGCACAGCCCACCCGAGGCGCTGCATCGCATCAAGACCCTGTGCGCGATCTTCCCCGACCTCTACAGCGCGATGCTGGCCGTGCAGCTGACCCATGCCGCGGTTTCGCGGGAGCTGCTGGCCCTGGCCATCAAGCAGTTCCGCCGCGACACCGAATCGCTCAGCCTCGAAGATCTACAAGGCCTGCTGACCGCCGCGCAGAACGGCGGCCGCCAGGGCTTCGACGCCGTGCTGCGCACCCGCAAGGGCGGCGAACGCAAGGCGATTTCGTTGCCGTGGGGGAGAGATGGTGAGTGAGCCTGGGCTCGCAAAGGGAAATGGGAGGGCATTGACCCATTGCCTCTCCTCAGCATTGCCAATGGCGGGAGCGGGCTTTGCGGTGGAGAAGTGACGACTGTTACACGACGACACGTCCTAACAGCAATCAGGCGACTGGCCAGGGTTGCGCCGGTTGATCAAAAACTGCGGACTACGCCATCATGTAGATAGTGAAGCCGGTATTTGTTGCGGCTTTACTAACTCTGAGGGAAACGTGTTTATCTCTGGGCACTCATTAAGGAGTGTCGTTGTCGATGGTTGGGTCAGTGGTGATTTTTTTGCCAGTTTGTGCATTGACAACAGTCATCGTGTACTTATAGCTTCCTGAAGTGTTGTTGTAGTCCCCCAGGGCCAGCGTTGCAGCGTTGACGTACCAAGCGATTGGAAATTCTTTGCTCTCATCGTCCCCGTTGATGACGAGGGCCGAACCATCGGTGGGGAAATAGTAGCCAGGGCTAACCAAGTAAAACACGATCAGCGCATTAGAGAACTTCGTAAGCTTCACCGGGTCAGGGTTGAAAACCAGGCCATCACCTGCAGCGTTGGCTGCGACGGTGACTGCAAAAACGTTGTTCTGAATCGGGGTTTGTTGCGTTGGCATGATGTTCGTGCTTTCCTGAGTGATAAAGATATTGAATGACGGATTCTTTGGGCGGTAGCGGTTAAATGTGATGCAGCGCTCTTTGTTGCCAGACTTAGCGTACTTCCTGCTGCACAGCCAATCGGTGGATGAGGTCCGCATAAAGTGGGTGTCGATATGCGGAGGCCTCTAGCTTCTCGGCAAGTACACGGGCTTCTTGAGTGCGATACAAACGAATTAGTGTATGAGCCTGCAAACAAATCACGCGAGGTTCAGACGTATCTCCAAGGGCCGCGAGCCGGGTTAACGCCGCGTCCCAATGCGTGGCGGCTTCAGGAGTGTTGGCTGGCAGTGCGTCCCCCAGCGTTAGGGCTGCCATGGCTAGGACCCACTGCGTATCTGTATCTGGCACATCTTTGACTGCTATGACGGAATTGCTTGACAAAAACTCGTTAAGTGCTGCACGACTGGCGAAGTATTCCTCTGCTGTGGCTGCTGCTAGACTCGCTACTAGCCAGCGCCCCTGGAGTTTTGCTTGCAGATCTGGCTTGCGCTCATGCGCGGTTCGCAAGCGATCTAACTCTCGGTTAAGAAGCGTCAGTTCCTGGCGAGCCAGATTGACTTTTCCATGGAGCAGCCAAGTCTCTGCGAGCTGTAGACGAGCAAAGCTCAGGCGCTCGAGCTTTTCTATATTTTCGGGGTCGGACGCTGCTAGCGAGCTGTAGCTTTCTCTGGCTCGCAGTGCGGAGGCCAGCGCTTCTTCGATATGGCCAGCCGCCAGATACAGTCGACTGAGCGCGGCATCTATGGCGACTTGTGCTTGCTGCTGCTTGCGGTCTGTGCTAACAAGACCACCAAGTTGGATAAGGGTCGAAAGCTTAGCTTGTTGGCTAGTAATGCTGGCCTCAAAATGACCTTGACGCTCCTGAGCCTCCGCTAGCCAACCTAGAGTTGTGGCGAGTTCGGCTCGCAATTGAGGACGCATCGGTATTACTGACTGCCAATTTTTCTCTGCAGCCTGGAAGTGGGTCAGAGAAGCCTGAGTCGAGCCACTACGTAGCTTAAGCACGCCAAGGTTTTGCCGTGCATACGCTTGCTCTGTCAACCATTCAGGTTTACTTGGCTCCTTTTGCACCAAACTGTCAGCTAAACGTAAATACTGCGTGAAGCTATCTTCCGCTTGCGGTAGTTTTCGCTGTCGCCATGCCGCATATCCCACCCAATAGCTACTCTGCGCATGGTCAAAGATCCGCTGCGTGTTCGTCGGATCCCGCGCCAGCAGTTCCCCCGTGCTGTCGGCCGCCTGCCGAAACAACTGCTCCGCCTCCCCCATCTTCCCCCGCTTCTCCGCAATCTCCCCCATCAGATGCAGCGCTCTTGCGCGCCGGCCCAAGGAGTCTGCATCGCTGCGTGCCAGGTCTTGCGCGCTGTAGTAGCCCAGCGCCTTCTCGCCAACGGCGTCCAGCACGTCGAGCCGGCCGACCGGCTCTAGCTTCTTGCGCAGGTCGCCCAGCATGAATTCGA
This genomic stretch from Roseateles sp. DAIF2 harbors:
- a CDS encoding serine/threonine-protein kinase, producing the protein MSPDDGPVREIDKSRWPRLSPLLDELLDMEPAARVARLAAMRDLEPELAADLELLLARDAELAGNAFLAAAAPPPTLTAVVPLPGQLVGAYRLEREIGQGGMGTVWLARRTDGRFEGQVAVKFLASGLLGHGDAGRFAREGQILARLTHPNIARLIDAGVAQDGLQPYLVLEFVEDGQPIDRFCETQRLDTTQRVSLFLDVLAAVAHAHNRLILHRDLKPGNILVDRQGQVKLLDFGIAKLLGDHTQPAEATELTRRAGRAFTPQFAAPEQVQGGDVTTATDVYALGVLLYLLLSGGKHPTAGATRADAQALERMRAVVEEEPKRLSELLRAERQPKLARELRGDLDTIVAKALKKAPGERYENAAALAEDLKRWLNHEPIAARPDSRTYRLAKFLRRHYLGVAAGGIATLSLATGIGLALWKAQEAQQQRIQAEGLIEFMLGDLRKKLEPVGRLDVLDAVGEKALGYYSAQDLARSDADSLGRRARALHLMGEIAEKRGKMGEAEQLFRQAADSTGELLARDPTNTQRIFDHAQSSYWVGYAAWRQRKLPQAEDSFTQYLRLADSLVQKEPSKPEWLTEQAYARQNLGVLKLRSGSTQASLTHFQAAEKNWQSVIPMRPQLRAELATTLGWLAEAQERQGHFEASITSQQAKLSTLIQLGGLVSTDRKQQQAQVAIDAALSRLYLAAGHIEEALASALRARESYSSLAASDPENIEKLERLSFARLQLAETWLLHGKVNLARQELTLLNRELDRLRTAHERKPDLQAKLQGRWLVASLAAATAEEYFASRAALNEFLSSNSVIAVKDVPDTDTQWVLAMAALTLGDALPANTPEAATHWDAALTRLAALGDTSEPRVICLQAHTLIRLYRTQEARVLAEKLEASAYRHPLYADLIHRLAVQQEVR
- a CDS encoding PEP-CTERM sorting domain-containing protein encodes the protein MTVIAHKNQKNTYSRQQGLAALALVLLLGATGGALAAKPATTVDIRYTGQLGGLSQSLELDWRGDEMSSRAGTLSFETRGGSGAGSTSFEAFCIELAQSTSTSFRTYTVGSFAAGQGSLLQGLFSSSYATVDSSLERSAFQLAIWELTHETRASSYSVRDNNSRQSFNLDSDSSNYYPLRDLANGYLYAATHYSGPDLYKLDRLSNSSAQDLVRFTAISAVPEPGSYAMLAAGLGVLGFVARRRRKAAAAA
- a CDS encoding PhoX family phosphatase, giving the protein MAKDFEQMENSNRSANASIHEVSDPARRRLLSAGLGLGVTALLAPLAGCSTPGGSTTGPLLGFKSVPISSADQVLVPEGYSVQVIAPWGEPVGLSGENPAFKFDGSNSAAEQEAQLGMHHDGIHFFAQEGSGSGLLVMNHEYSDDGLLHPDGMAGWSAAKVKKAQAAHGVSVIEVQQDKASGRWEMVRPSPWARRITANTPMSVGGPAAGHALLKTAADPAGRKVLGTFNNCASGITPWGTYLTCEENFINYFKGPDQPDAHQTRWGLKKGETGGYRWAEFDERFDAARHPNEPNRHGWVVEIDPFNPSATPVKRSALGRAAHEGATVAVTRDGRAVVYMGEDSRFEYIYKFVSRDKIRPGGFAANAELLDHGTLFVARFEADGRGRWLPLTHGQGPLNAANGFADQGELVVKTRQASDLLGATKMDRPEWIAVDRQGYVYCTLTNNSNRAANDKQPGTDAANPRANNTMGHIIRWKEDGDFDGQGFAWTHFLLAGDPSNERAEARGNIKGDALGCPDGLWVDGRGVLWIQTDMSTSAMGKGDLKNLGNNAMLAADPATGEVRRFLVGPAGCEITGATGTPDGRTMFINIQHPGESPSERSDPKEPRKISNWPDFRPDGRPRSATLVIRKTDGGVIGS
- a CDS encoding AraC family ligand binding domain-containing protein produces the protein MTMPLFEHADDRAQYRRPAHRAGVELYHASILRHEFEPHTHEAYGLGAITAGVGRFRWRGAEHLAPRATLMLMNPEDIHTGRAELDGQAWGYRMVYLERELLAELSGEPDWWFDAAVAHDAACADEVAGLIAALWRAGQGGGAQALAFDSALLALVQALRRHARVGRPARAEGDKRFAPVLDFMRAHLADKLSTEQLAAVAGLSPFHFLRSFKAQLNATPQQQLMALRLFEAKRRLAAGEAPASAAAAVGLTDQAHLNRAFVGRYGLTPGAYQRQLGLRRA